In Quadrisphaera sp. DSM 44207, one DNA window encodes the following:
- a CDS encoding LUD domain-containing protein, with translation MSAREEVLARLRAARDAGAPAGGVAAVPRRYRARGEHAPGSAAVVELLVERVEDYRAAVHRTGPGGVAALVADLLADAASVAVPPGLDAGWTAGCAAALLVDGDPAPLDAQRLDAVDAVVTASAVAIAETGTIVLDATDPRQGRRLLSLVPDHHVCVVAAADVVGTVPEALARLDPQHPLTFVSGPSATSDIELDRVEGVHGPRRLDVVLVG, from the coding sequence GTGAGCGCGCGCGAGGAGGTGCTCGCGCGGCTGCGCGCCGCCCGCGACGCCGGGGCGCCCGCGGGCGGCGTCGCGGCCGTCCCGCGGCGCTACCGGGCCCGCGGCGAGCACGCGCCCGGCAGCGCCGCGGTGGTCGAGCTGCTGGTCGAGCGCGTGGAGGACTACCGCGCCGCGGTGCACCGCACCGGCCCCGGCGGCGTCGCCGCGCTCGTCGCCGACCTGCTCGCGGACGCCGCCTCGGTCGCCGTCCCGCCGGGCCTGGACGCCGGCTGGACCGCCGGGTGCGCCGCGGCGCTGCTGGTCGACGGCGACCCGGCGCCGCTGGACGCCCAGCGCCTGGACGCCGTGGACGCCGTCGTGACCGCCAGCGCCGTCGCGATCGCCGAGACCGGCACGATCGTCCTGGACGCCACCGACCCGCGCCAGGGCCGGCGGCTGCTCTCCCTCGTGCCCGACCACCACGTGTGCGTGGTGGCCGCGGCCGACGTGGTGGGCACCGTGCCGGAGGCCCTGGCCCGGCTCGACCCGCAGCACCCGCTGACGTTCGTCAGCGGCCCGAGCGCGACGAGCGACATCGAGCTCGACCGGGTCGAGGGCGTGCACGGCCCCCGCCGCCTGGACGTCGTCCTCGTCGGCTGA
- a CDS encoding zinc-dependent alcohol dehydrogenase yields MRALTWRGVNEVGVEDVDEPRILNTHDVILRVDLTTTCGSDLHLLGGYIPAMRAGDVLGHEFMGTVVEVGTSVTKHRVGDRVVVTSFISCGRCWYCAHEMFSLCDNGNPNPALTEGLWGYAVGGCFAYSHALGGFAGSHAEYVRVPYADVGAFAVPDGVSDLTALFASDAVVTGWTGADQAGVAPGDVVAVWGAGGVGQMAARKAMLMGAEKVVVIDRLENRLAQVAEHIGAEVLNYERTTVAAELREMTAGRGPDVCIEAVGMEAHSNGPQFLYDQLKQQLRLQTDRPTAVREAVHACRKGGTVFTLGVFAGLVDKFPLGAVMNKALTLRGAQQFGPRYVPEILELMSSGQVRTEHLATHVMPLEEGPRGYEMFKNKDDGCVRAVFTPGS; encoded by the coding sequence GTGAGGGCCCTGACCTGGCGCGGCGTGAACGAGGTCGGCGTCGAGGACGTCGACGAGCCACGGATCCTCAACACCCACGACGTCATCCTCAGGGTCGACCTGACCACCACGTGCGGCTCCGACCTGCACCTGCTCGGCGGGTACATCCCCGCGATGCGGGCCGGCGACGTCCTCGGCCACGAGTTCATGGGCACCGTCGTCGAGGTCGGGACGTCGGTGACGAAGCACCGGGTCGGCGACCGGGTCGTCGTCACCTCCTTCATCAGCTGCGGGAGGTGCTGGTACTGCGCGCACGAGATGTTCTCGCTGTGCGACAACGGCAACCCCAACCCGGCGCTGACCGAGGGGCTGTGGGGGTACGCCGTCGGCGGGTGCTTCGCGTACTCCCACGCCCTGGGCGGGTTCGCGGGCAGCCACGCCGAGTACGTGCGGGTGCCCTACGCCGACGTCGGCGCGTTCGCCGTTCCCGACGGGGTCTCCGACCTGACCGCCCTGTTCGCCTCCGACGCGGTGGTGACGGGGTGGACGGGCGCCGACCAGGCGGGGGTGGCGCCGGGTGACGTCGTCGCCGTCTGGGGCGCCGGCGGGGTCGGGCAGATGGCCGCCCGCAAGGCGATGCTCATGGGCGCCGAGAAGGTGGTGGTCATCGACCGGCTCGAGAACCGCCTCGCGCAGGTCGCCGAGCACATCGGCGCCGAGGTCCTGAACTACGAGAGGACCACGGTCGCCGCCGAGCTGCGGGAGATGACCGCCGGGCGCGGGCCCGACGTGTGCATCGAGGCGGTGGGGATGGAGGCGCACTCCAACGGGCCCCAGTTCCTGTACGACCAGCTCAAGCAGCAGCTGCGGCTGCAGACCGACCGGCCCACCGCCGTGCGCGAGGCGGTCCACGCCTGCCGCAAGGGCGGCACGGTCTTCACCCTGGGGGTCTTCGCCGGCCTGGTCGACAAGTTCCCCCTCGGGGCCGTGATGAACAAGGCCCTCACCCTGCGCGGGGCGCAGCAGTTCGGACCCCGCTACGTGCCCGAGATCCTCGAGCTGATGAGCAGCGGGCAGGTGAGGACCGAGCACCTGGCCACCCACGTGATGCCCCTCGAGGAGGGCCCGCGCGGCTACGAGATGTTCAAGAACAAGGACGACGGCTGCGTGCGCGCCGTCTTCACCCCGGGGAGCTGA
- a CDS encoding (Fe-S)-binding protein has product MRIAVMATCLGDAMFPGAVRATVELLERLGHEVVFPADQTCCGQMHVNTGYLDQALPVVRHHVAVFEPVLDGSGSSGGSGPSGGSGWDAAVAPSGSCVGCVRHQHAMVARRAGDEGLARTAHAIGQRTYELSELLVDVLGVTDVGAYYPHRVTHHPTCHSLRMLRVGEKPLRLLRAVRGLELVELPDAEVCCGFGGTFAIKNAETSTALLADKMANVLATRAEVCTAGDSSCLMHIGGGLARLRTGVRTVHLAEILNSTEAGVEGGGGGPASAAAPAPPADRTTGAQR; this is encoded by the coding sequence GTGCGGATCGCTGTGATGGCCACCTGCCTGGGGGACGCGATGTTCCCCGGGGCCGTGCGCGCCACCGTCGAGCTGCTCGAGCGGCTCGGCCACGAGGTCGTCTTCCCCGCCGACCAGACCTGCTGCGGGCAGATGCACGTGAACACCGGCTACCTGGACCAGGCGCTGCCGGTCGTGCGCCACCACGTGGCGGTCTTCGAGCCCGTGCTCGACGGCTCCGGTTCGTCGGGCGGGTCCGGTCCGTCGGGCGGGTCCGGCTGGGACGCCGCGGTGGCGCCGTCCGGCTCGTGCGTGGGGTGCGTGCGCCACCAGCACGCGATGGTCGCCCGCCGCGCCGGGGACGAGGGGCTGGCGCGCACCGCGCACGCGATCGGGCAGCGCACCTACGAGCTGTCCGAGCTGCTCGTCGACGTCCTCGGCGTCACGGACGTCGGCGCCTACTACCCGCACCGGGTGACCCACCACCCCACCTGCCACTCCCTGCGGATGCTGCGCGTCGGCGAGAAGCCGCTGCGGCTGCTGCGCGCCGTGCGCGGCCTCGAGCTGGTCGAGCTGCCCGACGCGGAGGTCTGCTGCGGCTTCGGCGGCACCTTCGCGATCAAGAACGCGGAGACCTCCACCGCTCTGCTGGCCGACAAGATGGCCAACGTGCTCGCCACCCGCGCCGAGGTGTGCACCGCCGGGGACTCCTCGTGCCTGATGCACATCGGCGGCGGCCTGGCGCGCCTGCGCACCGGGGTGCGCACCGTGCACCTGGCGGAGATCCTCAACAGCACCGAGGCGGGCGTGGAGGGCGGTGGCGGCGGCCCGGCGTCCGCCGCGGCGCCCGCGCCGCCCGCGGACCGGACGACGGGAGCCCAGCGATGA
- a CDS encoding DUF4126 family protein: MPKTARAADDGLRLPVRALFLGLAGGLRSWPPLGILALNHDEPSVAGRWTRWPVLSSPWGRGVLIALAAGEFVADKLPRTQSRLSATPQLSRIDGGIFGRTAADALAGAALGSTRPGARSVAEGAAFAAAGALVGNYLGYHARRAVVESTGLPDPVVAVVEDAVAVVVLSAVVRTGRPAG; the protein is encoded by the coding sequence GTGCCGAAGACCGCGCGCGCCGCTGACGACGGGCTGCGGCTGCCGGTGAGGGCCCTGTTCCTGGGCCTCGCCGGCGGCCTGCGGTCCTGGCCCCCGCTGGGGATCCTGGCGCTGAACCACGACGAGCCCTCGGTCGCGGGCCGGTGGACCCGCTGGCCGGTGCTCTCCAGCCCGTGGGGCCGAGGCGTGCTCATCGCCCTGGCGGCCGGCGAGTTCGTCGCCGACAAGCTCCCGCGCACCCAGTCCCGCCTCTCCGCGACGCCGCAGCTGTCCCGCATCGACGGGGGGATCTTCGGGCGGACCGCCGCGGACGCCCTCGCCGGGGCGGCGCTCGGGAGCACGCGACCCGGCGCGCGCTCCGTGGCCGAGGGAGCCGCCTTCGCGGCGGCGGGAGCCCTGGTCGGGAACTACCTCGGGTACCACGCCCGCAGGGCGGTGGTGGAGTCGACGGGCCTGCCCGACCCCGTCGTCGCCGTCGTCGAGGACGCCGTCGCGGTCGTGGTGCTCAGCGCCGTGGTCCGCACCGGCCGACCGGCCGGCTGA
- a CDS encoding helix-turn-helix domain-containing protein produces MDDEGSLEPVLSAVGPRLRTLRQQRDMTLSDLSEATGISVSTLSRLESGGRRPTLELLLLLARAHQVQLDELVDAPATGDPRVHARPVVRNGLTVIPLTRRPGGIRAYKFVVPAGWPRRPHEPQVHEGYEWLYVLDGRVRLHLSGHDLELTAGEVAEFDTRTPHAMANPGSEPAELLLLVGPQGERAHVRARPKRSRAEDDAPPAGSPQAR; encoded by the coding sequence ATGGACGACGAGGGCTCGCTGGAACCGGTGCTGTCGGCGGTGGGGCCGCGGCTTCGCACCCTGCGCCAGCAGCGGGACATGACGCTGTCGGACCTGTCGGAGGCCACCGGCATCTCGGTCAGCACCCTCTCGCGCCTGGAGTCGGGCGGACGCCGCCCCACCCTGGAGCTCCTGCTGCTCCTGGCGCGGGCCCACCAGGTGCAGCTGGACGAGCTGGTCGACGCACCCGCCACGGGTGATCCGCGCGTGCATGCCCGGCCGGTGGTCCGCAACGGCCTGACCGTCATCCCGCTGACGCGCCGCCCGGGCGGCATCCGCGCCTACAAGTTCGTCGTGCCCGCCGGGTGGCCGCGGCGCCCGCACGAGCCGCAGGTGCACGAGGGCTACGAGTGGCTCTACGTCCTCGACGGGCGGGTGCGCCTGCACCTGAGCGGGCACGACCTGGAGCTGACCGCCGGCGAGGTCGCCGAGTTCGACACCCGCACCCCGCACGCCATGGCCAACCCGGGCTCCGAGCCCGCCGAGCTGCTCCTGCTCGTCGGGCCCCAGGGCGAGCGGGCGCACGTGCGGGCCAGGCCCAAGCGCAGCCGCGCCGAGGACGACGCGCCACCCGCCGGGTCGCCGCAGGCGCGCTGA
- a CDS encoding SDR family oxidoreductase: protein MSTPAVRPLALVTGASSGIGLELARQFATHGFDLVVAAEDAGLEAAAQDLRGTGAAVEAVRVDLATADGVEELHRRATAGGRPVAAAALNAGIGSGGPFAETPLERELRLVDLNVRGTVHLAKLVVRDMVPRREGRILITSSIASTMAGPFAAVYNASKSFDQSFALGLRAELEDSGITVTSLMPGPTDTDFFERGDLTDTKLGTTGLKDSPADVARQGFEALMAGRERVVAASLTTKLQAYSSRFLPDSAKAALHKVMARPGSAR from the coding sequence ATGAGCACGCCAGCGGTCCGTCCCCTCGCCCTCGTCACCGGCGCCTCCAGCGGCATCGGCCTCGAGCTGGCCCGGCAGTTCGCCACGCACGGCTTCGACCTCGTGGTCGCCGCCGAGGACGCCGGGCTGGAGGCGGCGGCGCAGGACCTGCGCGGCACCGGCGCCGCGGTGGAGGCGGTGCGGGTCGACCTCGCGACGGCCGACGGGGTCGAGGAGCTGCACCGGCGCGCCACCGCGGGCGGGCGCCCGGTCGCGGCCGCCGCGCTCAACGCGGGCATCGGCTCCGGCGGCCCGTTCGCCGAGACCCCGCTGGAGCGCGAGCTGCGCCTCGTCGACCTCAACGTCCGCGGCACCGTGCACCTGGCGAAGCTGGTCGTGCGCGACATGGTGCCCCGCCGCGAGGGCCGCATCCTCATCACGTCCTCGATCGCGTCGACGATGGCCGGCCCGTTCGCGGCCGTCTACAACGCCTCGAAGTCCTTCGACCAGTCCTTCGCGCTCGGGCTGCGCGCCGAGCTGGAGGACTCCGGCATCACCGTCACCTCGCTCATGCCCGGCCCGACGGACACGGACTTCTTCGAGCGCGGCGACCTCACCGACACGAAGCTCGGCACCACCGGCCTGAAGGACAGCCCGGCGGACGTCGCCCGGCAGGGCTTCGAGGCCCTCATGGCGGGCCGCGAGCGCGTCGTCGCGGCGTCCCTGACGACGAAGCTGCAGGCCTACAGCAGCCGGTTCCTCCCCGACAGCGCGAAGGCGGCCCTGCACAAGGTCATGGCCCGCCCCGGCTCGGCGCGCTAG
- a CDS encoding SGNH/GDSL hydrolase family protein, with protein sequence MATRNVLCFGDSLTWGWVPKDPPVPSERFGPDVRWTGVVARLLGDGYRVLEEGLSGRTTTADDPTDPRLNGSRHLPGALATHLPLDLVVLMLGTNDTKALLRRSPFEIATGVSVLLDQVAASAGGVGTAYPAPRVLVVCPPPLGDVADPWFREVFAGAREKTLALPALYRAVAGFSGASFFDAGSVISTDGVDGVHLTEQNNRDLGEALAPVVRDALS encoded by the coding sequence ATGGCCACCCGGAACGTCCTGTGCTTCGGTGACTCGCTGACGTGGGGCTGGGTGCCGAAGGACCCCCCGGTCCCCAGCGAGCGCTTCGGCCCCGACGTGCGCTGGACCGGCGTGGTGGCCCGGCTGCTGGGGGACGGGTACCGGGTCCTGGAGGAGGGCCTCAGCGGCCGCACCACGACCGCCGACGACCCGACCGACCCCCGCCTGAACGGCTCGCGGCACCTGCCGGGCGCGCTGGCGACGCACCTGCCGCTGGACCTGGTGGTCCTGATGCTGGGGACCAACGACACCAAGGCGCTGCTGCGGCGCTCCCCGTTCGAGATCGCCACGGGCGTCTCGGTGCTGCTGGACCAGGTCGCGGCCTCCGCCGGGGGGGTCGGGACGGCCTACCCGGCCCCTCGGGTCCTGGTCGTCTGCCCGCCGCCGCTGGGCGACGTCGCGGACCCGTGGTTCCGGGAGGTCTTCGCCGGCGCCCGGGAGAAGACGCTGGCGCTGCCCGCGCTGTACCGGGCCGTCGCCGGCTTCAGCGGAGCCTCGTTCTTCGACGCGGGCTCCGTCATCAGCACCGACGGGGTGGACGGCGTCCACCTCACCGAGCAGAACAACCGCGACCTGGGCGAGGCGCTCGCGCCGGTGGTGAGGGACGCCCTGTCCTGA
- a CDS encoding lactate utilization protein B — translation MTAPDPPVHAPAGVGHLRGQAPFPQAARAALADTQLRRNLGRATSVIRGKRARVVAEVPDWEELRAAGSAIKADVMARLPELLEQLEEAVTARGGVVHWARDAAEANAVVTDLVRATGADRVVKVKSMATQETGLNEALEAAGVAPVETDLAELIVQLGHDAPSHILVPAIHRNRAEIREIFLREMPDVDPSLTDEPRRLAMAAREHLRRTFLSAGVAVSGANFAVAQTGTLAVVESEGNGRMCLTLPRTLITLMGVEKVVPTWRDLEVFLQLLPRSSTGERMNPYTSTWTGVTPGDGPAEFHLVLLDNGRSAVLADEQGRSALHCIRCSACLNVCPVYERAGGHAYGSVYPGPIGAVLTPQLTGIDGAHDPNASLPYASSLCGACFDACPVRIDIPGLLMQQRAASVAAHTRPTGQDLAMRAAAAAMTSPGRFAAAERVLGAGRLVAGRTGRITALPWPASRWTASRDVPAPPEETFRQWWARTRGDGAADRGHDGEGAGA, via the coding sequence ATGACCGCTCCCGACCCCCCGGTGCACGCGCCGGCCGGCGTGGGGCACCTGCGCGGGCAGGCGCCGTTCCCGCAGGCGGCGCGCGCGGCGCTCGCGGACACCCAGCTGCGCCGCAACCTCGGCAGGGCCACCTCCGTCATCCGCGGCAAGCGGGCCCGGGTGGTCGCCGAGGTGCCCGACTGGGAGGAGCTGCGCGCCGCCGGGTCCGCGATCAAGGCGGACGTGATGGCGCGGCTGCCGGAGCTGCTGGAGCAGCTGGAGGAGGCCGTCACGGCCCGCGGTGGCGTCGTGCACTGGGCCCGGGACGCCGCGGAGGCCAACGCGGTCGTCACCGACCTCGTGCGCGCCACCGGCGCCGACCGGGTCGTGAAGGTCAAGTCCATGGCCACGCAGGAGACGGGCCTGAACGAGGCCCTCGAGGCCGCGGGCGTCGCCCCGGTGGAGACCGACCTGGCCGAGCTCATCGTCCAGCTCGGCCACGACGCGCCCAGCCACATCCTCGTGCCGGCGATCCACCGCAACCGCGCGGAGATCCGCGAGATCTTCCTGCGCGAGATGCCGGACGTCGACCCCTCCCTGACCGACGAGCCGCGCCGCCTGGCCATGGCCGCCCGAGAGCACCTGCGCCGCACGTTCCTGTCCGCGGGGGTGGCGGTCAGCGGCGCCAACTTCGCGGTCGCGCAGACCGGCACGCTCGCGGTCGTGGAGTCCGAGGGCAACGGGCGCATGTGCCTGACGCTGCCGCGCACCCTGATCACCCTCATGGGCGTGGAGAAGGTCGTGCCGACCTGGCGCGACCTGGAGGTGTTCCTGCAGCTGCTGCCGCGCTCGTCCACGGGCGAGCGGATGAACCCCTACACCTCCACCTGGACGGGCGTCACGCCCGGTGACGGGCCGGCCGAGTTCCACCTCGTGCTGCTCGACAACGGCCGCTCCGCCGTGCTGGCCGACGAGCAGGGCCGCTCGGCGCTGCACTGCATCCGCTGCTCGGCGTGCCTGAACGTCTGCCCGGTCTACGAGCGCGCGGGCGGCCACGCGTACGGGTCGGTCTACCCCGGGCCGATCGGGGCGGTGCTCACCCCGCAGCTGACCGGCATCGACGGCGCGCACGACCCGAACGCCTCGCTGCCCTACGCCTCCTCCCTGTGCGGGGCGTGCTTCGACGCGTGCCCGGTGCGCATCGACATCCCGGGCCTGCTCATGCAGCAGCGGGCGGCGTCCGTCGCGGCGCACACCCGCCCCACCGGGCAGGACCTGGCGATGCGGGCGGCCGCCGCGGCGATGACCTCCCCCGGCCGCTTCGCCGCGGCGGAGAGGGTGCTCGGCGCCGGGCGCCTGGTGGCCGGCCGCACGGGCCGGATCACGGCGCTGCCGTGGCCGGCGTCGCGGTGGACCGCCAGCCGCGACGTCCCCGCCCCTCCGGAGGAGACGTTCCGGCAGTGGTGGGCGCGCACGCGCGGCGACGGCGCGGCGGACCGCGGGCACGACGGCGAGGGGGCCGGCGCGTGA
- a CDS encoding ABC transporter ATP-binding protein, producing MSTPGGPPAGDAPDRGSGAVVRGLSVVVGRRGSARRAVDGLHLQLGVGVHGLLGPNGAGKTTLMRVLATVVPPTEGDVVLLGHDVRVASQRRALRRRLGYLPQSFGYYPRFTVREFVEYFAWLKEVPSARAPLAVDRAIERVGLSDRAGSRMKSLSGGMLRRAGLAQALVNDPDLLLLDEPTAGLDPEQRLDLRALLREAGVHATVLVCTHLVEDVASACTRVAVVDAGRLVATGTPAALADVGRQEEDGDHEGASPIERGYTALLRAHRVAGPGAPVLALGGGAR from the coding sequence ATGAGCACCCCGGGCGGTCCCCCCGCCGGGGACGCGCCCGACCGGGGGAGCGGGGCGGTGGTCCGCGGCCTGTCCGTGGTGGTGGGGCGCCGCGGGTCGGCGCGGCGGGCCGTCGACGGCCTGCACCTGCAGCTGGGAGTCGGCGTGCACGGCCTGCTGGGGCCGAACGGGGCGGGGAAGACGACCCTGATGCGGGTCCTGGCCACCGTGGTCCCGCCCACCGAGGGGGACGTGGTCCTGCTGGGGCACGACGTGCGCGTCGCCTCCCAGCGCCGGGCGCTGCGCCGGCGCCTCGGGTACCTCCCGCAGTCCTTCGGCTACTACCCGCGGTTCACGGTGCGCGAGTTCGTGGAGTACTTCGCCTGGCTGAAGGAGGTCCCGTCCGCCCGCGCACCGCTGGCGGTGGACCGGGCGATCGAGCGGGTCGGCCTGAGCGACCGCGCCGGCAGCCGGATGAAGTCCCTCTCGGGGGGCATGCTGCGCCGCGCCGGCCTGGCGCAGGCGCTGGTCAACGACCCCGACCTGCTGCTGCTGGACGAGCCGACCGCCGGGCTGGACCCCGAGCAGCGCCTCGACCTCCGCGCCCTGCTGCGCGAGGCGGGCGTGCACGCGACCGTGCTGGTCTGCACGCACCTGGTCGAGGACGTCGCCTCCGCCTGCACCCGCGTGGCGGTGGTGGACGCCGGCCGGCTGGTCGCCACCGGCACGCCCGCGGCGCTGGCGGACGTCGGGCGCCAGGAGGAGGACGGGGACCACGAGGGCGCCTCGCCGATCGAGCGCGGCTACACGGCGCTGCTGCGCGCCCACCGCGTCGCCGGGCCGGGCGCCCCCGTCCTCGCCCTGGGCGGTGGTGCCCGGTGA
- a CDS encoding cyclopropane-fatty-acyl-phospholipid synthase family protein: protein MGAGGGADGQAEGFWEAHYRRSPRVWTGRANAVLADVAAPLAPGTALDLGCGEGGDAVWLARRGWRVTAVDVSATALARVREHAAAAGVGDRVVARQHDLARTFPAGAYDLVAASYLQSPVHLPRTAVLRAAAGAVAPGGLLLVVEHASVPPWSWADPGTRFPAPEEVLASLDLPPATWHPERVGAFQREATGPGGQRAAVTDTVLAVRRAGAA from the coding sequence ATGGGCGCGGGCGGTGGTGCGGACGGGCAGGCCGAGGGCTTCTGGGAGGCCCACTACCGCCGCTCCCCGCGGGTCTGGACCGGTCGGGCGAACGCCGTCCTGGCCGACGTCGCCGCGCCGCTGGCGCCCGGCACGGCGCTGGACCTCGGGTGCGGCGAGGGCGGGGACGCCGTCTGGCTGGCCCGGCGCGGCTGGCGGGTGACGGCCGTCGACGTCTCGGCCACCGCCCTGGCGCGCGTTCGCGAGCACGCCGCCGCCGCGGGCGTCGGCGACCGCGTGGTCGCGCGGCAGCACGACCTCGCGAGGACCTTCCCCGCGGGCGCCTACGACCTGGTGGCCGCCTCCTACCTGCAGTCGCCCGTGCACCTCCCGCGCACCGCGGTGCTGCGGGCGGCCGCCGGCGCCGTGGCGCCCGGAGGGCTGCTGCTGGTCGTCGAGCACGCGTCGGTGCCGCCGTGGTCCTGGGCCGACCCCGGCACGCGGTTCCCGGCCCCCGAGGAGGTGCTGGCCTCCCTGGACCTGCCGCCCGCGACGTGGCACCCCGAGCGCGTCGGGGCCTTCCAGCGCGAGGCCACCGGCCCCGGCGGGCAGCGCGCTGCGGTCACCGACACCGTCCTCGCCGTCCGGCGCGCGGGCGCCGCCTGA
- a CDS encoding RNA polymerase sigma factor — MREVDDAALLRRAARGDEGAFAELYDRLAPMVVLRLRRRCADDDVVADVVQEAFAAAWRGAGSWDGRGDVAAWVWTIAARRLVDAFRRRAARVPTTTWVVPESGGADGGADGGAPADDLLDRSAPASASAEDQVMDGLLAGPLEAAVAGLSPELRAVLQATVLDGLSVREAAVVLGVPEGTVKTRAMRARAALRTALA, encoded by the coding sequence GTGCGGGAGGTCGACGACGCGGCGCTGCTGCGCCGCGCCGCGCGCGGGGACGAGGGGGCGTTCGCGGAGCTGTACGACCGGCTGGCCCCGATGGTGGTGCTGCGCCTGCGACGCCGGTGCGCCGACGACGACGTCGTCGCCGACGTGGTGCAGGAGGCGTTCGCCGCGGCCTGGCGAGGCGCCGGGTCCTGGGACGGGCGGGGGGACGTCGCGGCCTGGGTGTGGACGATCGCCGCGCGGCGGCTGGTCGACGCCTTCCGCCGCCGGGCCGCGCGGGTGCCCACCACGACCTGGGTCGTCCCCGAGAGCGGTGGCGCGGACGGCGGCGCGGACGGCGGCGCGCCCGCGGACGACCTGCTGGACCGGAGCGCTCCCGCCTCCGCCTCCGCCGAGGACCAGGTGATGGACGGCCTGCTGGCCGGTCCGCTGGAGGCGGCGGTCGCCGGCCTGTCACCGGAGCTGCGCGCGGTGCTGCAGGCGACGGTGCTGGACGGGTTGAGCGTGCGGGAGGCGGCGGTGGTGCTGGGCGTTCCGGAGGGCACGGTCAAGACGCGGGCGATGCGGGCGCGCGCGGCGCTGCGGACGGCCCTGGCATGA
- a CDS encoding CPBP family intramembrane glutamic endopeptidase, with amino-acid sequence MSTSTSSRTDPHAGRGGTGRSGTGLLGLVRRHPTVTFFALAFGLSWAAWLPYVLSVHGLGVLDLRYPELLGNTQLAGMLPGAYVGPLGAAFTVTAVVEGRAGLRAWARRLTHWRVGWRWYAAVLTGVPAAILLATIVLPGAWEGAAPVPAVALVAYLPVLVMQLVTTAAAEEPGWRDFALPRLQRSFGPVLGTTVLGVLWGAWHLPMFLTADWGGYPDVSWVEPAEFVAAAVPVSIVMTWVFNRTQQSLPIVMVLHASINTFCSLIWLQAFPGLDPSRDTLHVMLIAATAVAVVLLVATRGRLGLQVHDVPERTLDRGPAPAPAPAPAAR; translated from the coding sequence GTGAGCACGTCCACCAGCTCCCGCACCGACCCGCACGCCGGCCGCGGCGGCACCGGCCGCAGCGGCACCGGGCTGCTCGGCCTGGTCCGCCGCCACCCGACGGTGACCTTCTTCGCCCTGGCGTTCGGGCTCAGCTGGGCCGCCTGGCTGCCCTACGTCCTGTCCGTCCACGGCCTCGGGGTGCTGGACCTGCGCTACCCCGAGCTGCTGGGCAACACGCAGCTGGCCGGCATGCTGCCCGGCGCCTACGTGGGCCCGCTGGGCGCCGCGTTCACCGTCACCGCCGTCGTCGAGGGCCGGGCCGGGCTGCGCGCCTGGGCGCGCCGCCTGACGCACTGGCGGGTGGGGTGGCGCTGGTACGCGGCGGTGCTCACGGGCGTGCCGGCGGCGATCCTGCTGGCCACGATCGTCCTGCCCGGGGCGTGGGAGGGCGCTGCTCCGGTGCCCGCGGTGGCGCTGGTGGCCTACCTGCCGGTGCTGGTGATGCAGCTGGTGACCACCGCGGCCGCCGAGGAGCCGGGCTGGCGCGACTTCGCCCTGCCCCGCCTGCAGCGCTCCTTCGGCCCGGTGCTCGGCACCACCGTCCTGGGCGTGCTGTGGGGCGCCTGGCACCTGCCGATGTTCCTCACCGCCGACTGGGGCGGGTACCCGGACGTGAGCTGGGTGGAGCCGGCGGAGTTCGTCGCCGCCGCCGTGCCGGTCAGCATCGTGATGACCTGGGTGTTCAACCGCACCCAGCAGAGCCTGCCGATCGTGATGGTGCTGCACGCGAGCATCAACACCTTCTGCTCGCTGATCTGGCTGCAGGCCTTCCCCGGCCTGGACCCCTCGCGCGACACGCTGCACGTGATGCTGATCGCCGCCACCGCGGTGGCCGTGGTGCTGCTGGTGGCCACCCGCGGCCGCCTCGGCCTGCAGGTGCACGACGTCCCGGAGCGCACACTGGACCGCGGGCCGGCACCGGCCCCCGCGCCCGCCCCGGCGGCCCGGTGA